In the genome of Qipengyuania seohaensis, one region contains:
- a CDS encoding inositol monophosphatase family protein, whose amino-acid sequence MAAISGLIRVMEKAARKAGGRLRRDFGEIEHLQVSRKGPADFVSKADMRAERTIYDELLQARPDWGFEMEEAGTIEGADGMPRWIVDPLDGTSNFLHGIPHFAISIAVQERKLGSDDWGDVTAAVVYNPVTDETFWAEKSRGAWLHDGRLRVSSRRAPSEALIATGIPFQGHGDFAEWSRIFGAIGPNVAGIRRFGAASLDLAWLAAGRFDGFWESGLNDWDTAAGCLIVREAGGFVSDFRGRSQPIHSKQVLAANDVLHSKLHKMLAGALK is encoded by the coding sequence ATGGCCGCAATTTCCGGACTGATCCGCGTGATGGAGAAAGCCGCACGCAAGGCGGGTGGCCGCCTGCGCCGCGATTTCGGCGAGATCGAACATTTGCAGGTAAGCCGCAAGGGCCCTGCCGACTTCGTGTCGAAGGCCGACATGCGTGCAGAGCGCACGATCTATGACGAGCTGCTCCAGGCGCGCCCCGATTGGGGCTTCGAAATGGAAGAAGCCGGCACCATCGAAGGTGCAGACGGCATGCCGCGCTGGATCGTCGACCCGCTCGACGGCACCAGCAACTTCCTCCACGGCATTCCGCATTTCGCGATCAGCATCGCGGTGCAGGAACGTAAGCTGGGCAGCGACGACTGGGGCGATGTGACCGCTGCCGTCGTCTACAACCCGGTCACCGACGAAACCTTCTGGGCGGAAAAGAGCCGCGGTGCATGGCTGCACGACGGGCGGTTGCGCGTTTCCTCGCGCCGCGCGCCGTCCGAAGCGCTGATCGCCACCGGCATTCCCTTCCAGGGCCACGGCGACTTTGCCGAATGGTCGCGCATCTTCGGTGCGATCGGCCCCAATGTCGCAGGCATCCGCCGCTTCGGCGCCGCCTCGCTCGACCTAGCCTGGCTTGCGGCAGGCCGGTTCGACGGTTTCTGGGAGAGCGGTCTCAACGACTGGGACACCGCAGCCGGTTGCCTGATCGTGCGCGAAGCAGGAGGCTTTGTCTCCGACTTCCGGGGCCGTTCGCAGCCGATCCATTCCAAGCAGGTGCTTGCCGCGAACGATGTCCTGCACTCCAAATTGCACAAGATGCTGGCGGGCGCGCTCAAATAG